From the Thermosynechococcus sp. genome, the window GTGGCAGCTTGGCAGAACTGGGGCGCTCCATTGCTTGAACCATGGGAAATCCTCCTAACTATTGGCTAAACTGGCAACAATTTCAGTGGCCTCGGGGATGGCGGCAACGATCTGAGCACTAGTGGTTTCACTCCAGCGCACCAGCCAGGTGGGTTGAACCCCCAAAAACAGAATCAACAGGGTCAGGACCAGGGCTGGCATTGTCTCCCACCAAAGCACGCGCGGGTAGTAGGCAGTGGCATTGTCCAGGCGACCAAAGCAGGTGCGGTTAATCATAATCACGAAATAAACAGCTGTGAGGCCAGTGCCCACCACGGCAATCAGGGTTGGCAGGGGGAAAATCCTGTAGCTGCCTTGGAAGATTAAAAATTCCGCCACAAACCCCATGAGTCCTGGAATACCCGCGCTGGCCATCCCCCCTAAAATTAAGAGCGCACTGGTGGTCGGTAACCCCCGCAGGGGATTGAGCAAGCCATTGAGCACATCCAGTTCACGGGTGCCGACTTTCGTTTCAATCACACCCACCAGATAGAACAGGAGTGCCAAGATCAGGCCGTGGCTAATCATTTGGGCGATCGCCCCCACCATGCTGAGGTGGGTATGGGCGGCTGCCGCTAGGAGAACGTAACTCATGTGACCCACCGAACTGTAGGCCACCATTCGTTTAATGTCCTTTTGGGCGATCGCCGCCAGCGCACCATAGGCAATGCCAATGGCTGCAACAAGTGCTAGGAGGCCAGAAAACTGCCCCCAGGCCTGCGGAAAACAGCCCAGGGCAAAACGCACCAGCCCATAGGTGCCCAACTTAGCCAGTACGCCGCCAAGGAGGATGGCTGTCGGGGTTGAGGCTTCCACATAGGCATCGGGCAACCAACTGTGGAGGGGCACCAAGGGCATTTTGATGCCAAACCCTAGGACTAACAGCAGCAGGAGAAGGGCTTGGGTGGTGGGCGCCAAGCCAGCAGTGCGTATATCTTGATACTCAAAGCTAGGAGCGTGGGTGAGCCAGCCCATTGCCAAAAAAGCAGCTAGGACGAGAATTCCTGAGACAGCCGTATAGAGAAGAAACTTGACAGCCGCCTGCTCGCGACGCTGCCCCCCCCAGATCAAGATCAAGAGGTAAAAGGGTGCTAACTCAACTTCGTAAAAGAGAATAAACAGCAGCAGATTTTGCGCTGCCAAAGCACCGCTAATTCCTGCGCTGGCCAAAAGGACAAGGGCATAGAATAGCCGGTGGGCACTTTTTTCACCCGTGAACACAACCACCAGGGTCAAGAACGTCCCCAAAACAATGAGGGGCAGCGATAGGCCATCTACGCCCAAAGAATAGTTCAAACCCAGGGGCGGCAGCCAGGGCACAAATTCCCTAAACTGTAGCACCGGCTGCTGCACATCAAACCGTGTCAACATCCAAAGGGACAGAACAAAGGTGAGGCCTGAGGTGATCAGGGCAAGGGGACGTGAGGCTCGCTCTGGCAGCAGCGGCATCAGGAGGGCACCGATCACTGGCAAAACAATTAACAGTGTCAGCATAGGGCAAAAACCTCAAAGAATGGAGCACTAAGCCAGCAGGGGCCAACAAATGGCAATGACAAGAATGGCAACCCCCACCAAGATAGTGAGGATATAGGCTTGGGATTGACCGGTGGTGCTGTACTTCAGGCGATCGCCCCCCAAGAGGGTCACCAGGCCAAAGGTATTGCCCGTGCCATCCACAAACGTGCGATCGAACCAAGCGGTAATGCGGGAAATGATATCCACCACTCCCACCACCGTTGCCCTGTAGAGCTTCGGCGTATAGAAATCGTAGGCCAGCAGCTCCTGTACCGACGGTAGGGGAAACTGCACGGGTTTGGGAATTGCGTTGCCGAGATAGACCCATGCAGCTGCTCCCCAACCCACAAGAGCCGTTACAGTCAGTGCAGTGGCGGTGGCCAGCGTAGGCTGGGTCCAAATCACCCAATCAAAGCGCCCCATGAGAATGGGCAAGTGTAGCACCAGCCCCAGGTCAACGGTCATCGGTAAAATCATCGGCCAAAAGACCTCGGGCGATCGCGCCGTCATGGGCTTGACTTCACCACCCCAAATCAAACAGAACGTGCGACCGAGGCTAAAGGCAGCAAAAGCATTCATCAACAGGAGCACCCCCCCCACCCAGGGCACTTGGGCAAAGGCCGTATCCAGCAATTCTGCCTGGGGAAAAAAACTGCCCAAAGGAGGAACCGCCAGCAGCCCTGCGGAACCCACCAGAAATGAAATCCCAGAAATGGGGCGCCGTGACCACAGCCCGCCCAGGAGGCGCAAATCTTGGGTAATGCTATTCCAAATGATGCCGCCAATACTCATCATCAGCAGTGCCATAGCCAGACCATAGGCGAGGATAAAGACAAGAGCCAAGCCTGGCTCCCTAAGACCGACGGCAATAAACACCCACCCCATATAAGCACTCACCAAATAGGAGAGGGCACGTTTAATGTCCACTTGGGCAATAGCAATGAGGCTGCCTCCCAAAGCCGTGACACTACCAATAACCAATAGGGCGGTGAGTGCTAGAGGCGAAAGGCTGAGCACTGGCGTCAGTTTCACCAGCACCCATGCCCCTGTGGCCACAACCACTGCATTCCGCAGAATGGAGGCCGGAATTGGTCCTTCCATGGCTTCGTCTAACCAGAGGTGCAGCGGAAATTGGGCACATTTGCCCATTGGCCCTGCAATCAGCGCCAAGCAAATCAGGGTAATGAGGGTGGGGTTCACTTGAGCCGTTGCTGCCCAAGCCGCTAAATCGTCGTAGTTCCAAGAACCAGCGAGGGGATAAATGGCCAACACCCCCATCAGTAGCACCAAATCCCCTACGCGTTTCGTTAAAAAGGCATCGCGGGCACCGGTGACCACCAAGGGCTGGTTAAACCACAGTCCAATCAGCAAGTAAGTGGCAAGGGTCAGAATTTCCAAAACCACATAGCTGAAAAAGAGAGAATCGAGGAGTACCAGCGCCCCCATGCCCCCTTCAAAAAGAGCAAGCAGCGCAAAAAAGCGGGCCCAGCCCCAATCCATCTCCATGTAGCCCACTGCAAAAACCTGGGCCATCAGGTTTAAGCCGGTGATCAGCATCAGGGCGGTAGTCGTCAAAATCGAAATTTCAACGGGAATGTCAAAGTGCAGACCCGCCACATCCAACCACGTCCAATGCAAATACCGCGGCGGTTGGTTGGCGATCGCCACCGTTGCCAGCAGGGCATGCACAAAGGAGAAAAACGTGAGCAAGATGTTTAAATAGCCGGCCGGACGCGGGCCTGTTTTGCGGGTAATTCCTGGTGACCAAATCAATGACAGCACCATTCCTAGCAGCGAGTAAAAGGGAATGAGCCATACTGTGTCCGCAAATGATTGCAACATAAACTTAGCTTATGCCTATGGACCAAACTAGTTAAATTTAATCTTATCTATGAATAGCGCCAGACCCGAGGGAGTTCAGGGCCGAATTGCATCAATATCCCTTATCCCCCAGATAAAAGGCGACTATGGGGGGTTGAGGGCCTTTGGGGTAGAGATAAAAGCCTAGGGTCTAATTTGAAAGGTTACCCGTGCTGTGTAACCCACGTAGCAAAAGTTATCCTCACCCCAATCTTTGTCAGAATCTAGCTCCACACGCACCTGACTTTGACGCGGATAGTTTTCGGGAATTGGAATGACCTGATCATCGCCGGGGTTGAGGCGACCCAAGCCAGAGCGAATGTTAGCGACTTTACCCCAAAGGATTTTCCCTTGACTGCCATAGAGTTGAATTTTTGCCCGCGTGCCCGGATGAATCAGCCCCAGCGATTGTTCATCCACAAAGACATCAATCCAACGGCGGCCACAATCCAACAGCTGCAAAATTTGATCCCCTTTACCGAGAAACATCCCCAGCCGCGCATCCACCCGCCAGACATAACCGGCAATGGGAGCAGTCACCTTCACCACTTTGCGCTGAGCAACCTCCCGCTGGGCTTGGGCCACCTGTCCTTGTTGGGCAGCGATTTCCCGTTGAATCCCTCGGACGATCGCCTGCTGTTCGCCAATCTGAATTTGTAACTCTTGCAGTCGTAAGCGGGGGTCATAGTTACTGCGAGTGTTGCGCAGTGTCAGCCCCAATGCAGCAGCACGGGCATCGGCCTTCAGAGCCTCAACGGTGCGAGCCGCAGCTTCCACATCCCGTTGACGAGCAGTCACTTGGGCTTGGCTTTGCTGCAACTCCGTTAGAGCGGCATCCGCTTGGGCTTGGGGTACCGCTCCCTGCCGTGCTAACTGGCTAAAGCGCTGGTAGTTAATTTGTGCCAGTTGATAGCGTGCCTTAGCATCCGCAAGCTTGGCCTTAGCCGCCGCGAGTTCTGCTTGAGCAGCAGCCACTTGGCGATTGGTTTGCTCTACCTCTAGTCTGTGCTGATTACGTTCATCCCTTTGGGCAGAGGCAAGGAGTTTTTGCAATTCAGCCAACTTTGCCTGAGCAGCTGCTAATTCTCCCCGTCGCCGCTGTAGCCATTTTTCAACCTCCTTGAGGTTGCCTTGACTGACATAGTCATTTTCTATGAGGGCTAAGGGTGCAGCCGTGGGTTCGACAAAGTCCCCTACCTGCGCCTGGAGTTTCACCAGTGTTCCTTCTTCTGGAGCACGCACATTCACAATCACGCCATTAATAACTGCATCACGACTACGCACCGTTGTTAAATGGCGGTAGAGAAACAGGCCTGCAAAGGCAAGGATGCCACACCCGGCTGCGAAAACTAACAGATTAGCAAGGAGCGATCGCCGTAGCTTGAGTTGCTGAGCCGGTACAACCTGATTTTTAACCTCCGTCAAAGAAGTTGAGGCCTGCTTGTTCATAGGAACCTGATAACCAGTTAGTTAAAGCCAATAAAATTACCTAGCTATTTTGTCTCGTTTATGTATGTATCTAATTGATATGTATGTATCTAATTAATACGTGAGGGCCTTGCTCCAAAAACTTTTTTAATTAAAATATTTTTCCCTAGTCCCATCTAAACACATTCCCTAACTTTTTGTTATCCGTAAAAATACTGAAGTTGACATCTGCAGATCAAAAGCATCCAATCTCGGATTTCTATAGATTTTCAGAATCTTAGCCATCTCCAAAAGTACCGAGGGAGTACGTATGATAAAAGTATCCGTGGTCAACCCTCATGACGCGCTTCCCAGACGTTGACAAACAAGCATGGCTGATTGTGCGCTCCCAAGGCATGGTGGTGGGCAAGTA encodes:
- a CDS encoding NADH-quinone oxidoreductase subunit M is translated as MLTLLIVLPVIGALLMPLLPERASRPLALITSGLTFVLSLWMLTRFDVQQPVLQFREFVPWLPPLGLNYSLGVDGLSLPLIVLGTFLTLVVVFTGEKSAHRLFYALVLLASAGISGALAAQNLLLFILFYEVELAPFYLLILIWGGQRREQAAVKFLLYTAVSGILVLAAFLAMGWLTHAPSFEYQDIRTAGLAPTTQALLLLLLVLGFGIKMPLVPLHSWLPDAYVEASTPTAILLGGVLAKLGTYGLVRFALGCFPQAWGQFSGLLALVAAIGIAYGALAAIAQKDIKRMVAYSSVGHMSYVLLAAAAHTHLSMVGAIAQMISHGLILALLFYLVGVIETKVGTRELDVLNGLLNPLRGLPTTSALLILGGMASAGIPGLMGFVAEFLIFQGSYRIFPLPTLIAVVGTGLTAVYFVIMINRTCFGRLDNATAYYPRVLWWETMPALVLTLLILFLGVQPTWLVRWSETTSAQIVAAIPEATEIVASLANS
- a CDS encoding NAD(P)H-quinone oxidoreductase subunit F, coding for MLQSFADTVWLIPFYSLLGMVLSLIWSPGITRKTGPRPAGYLNILLTFFSFVHALLATVAIANQPPRYLHWTWLDVAGLHFDIPVEISILTTTALMLITGLNLMAQVFAVGYMEMDWGWARFFALLALFEGGMGALVLLDSLFFSYVVLEILTLATYLLIGLWFNQPLVVTGARDAFLTKRVGDLVLLMGVLAIYPLAGSWNYDDLAAWAATAQVNPTLITLICLALIAGPMGKCAQFPLHLWLDEAMEGPIPASILRNAVVVATGAWVLVKLTPVLSLSPLALTALLVIGSVTALGGSLIAIAQVDIKRALSYLVSAYMGWVFIAVGLREPGLALVFILAYGLAMALLMMSIGGIIWNSITQDLRLLGGLWSRRPISGISFLVGSAGLLAVPPLGSFFPQAELLDTAFAQVPWVGGVLLLMNAFAAFSLGRTFCLIWGGEVKPMTARSPEVFWPMILPMTVDLGLVLHLPILMGRFDWVIWTQPTLATATALTVTALVGWGAAAWVYLGNAIPKPVQFPLPSVQELLAYDFYTPKLYRATVVGVVDIISRITAWFDRTFVDGTGNTFGLVTLLGGDRLKYSTTGQSQAYILTILVGVAILVIAICWPLLA
- a CDS encoding HlyD family secretion protein produces the protein MTEVKNQVVPAQQLKLRRSLLANLLVFAAGCGILAFAGLFLYRHLTTVRSRDAVINGVIVNVRAPEEGTLVKLQAQVGDFVEPTAAPLALIENDYVSQGNLKEVEKWLQRRRGELAAAQAKLAELQKLLASAQRDERNQHRLEVEQTNRQVAAAQAELAAAKAKLADAKARYQLAQINYQRFSQLARQGAVPQAQADAALTELQQSQAQVTARQRDVEAAARTVEALKADARAAALGLTLRNTRSNYDPRLRLQELQIQIGEQQAIVRGIQREIAAQQGQVAQAQREVAQRKVVKVTAPIAGYVWRVDARLGMFLGKGDQILQLLDCGRRWIDVFVDEQSLGLIHPGTRAKIQLYGSQGKILWGKVANIRSGLGRLNPGDDQVIPIPENYPRQSQVRVELDSDKDWGEDNFCYVGYTARVTFQIRP